The genomic interval GATGGATGCGATTTACAGAagtcaacaacaaaaaattaaacccTACATGGGAGAAAAGTTTAGATCTCTCTGTGTATTTTCATTTGCCTTCATTGTAAAATTTGGGATAGCTGTGTCAGGAGTAAAGATGTGCTGTAGGGACCTTTCCTGAGAGTGATCTGTAGATCTACAGAAAACAACTGTTGTAGGAGGTGATAATTTAAAATACCAGGAATTATCATTTCAAGTTGTGTATGGTTAGCCCAGactatttaagagaaaaataattcatggGGCAGAGTGAATTTGATAATCAAGATTTCATACAACCTGAAGCCTCACCCAagaattgtatttaaaaaaaaaataaaaaataaatacacagtttaaaacatttctgaagcaaAGTTCCCCTCTCTCAATTCTGTGAGGGGAACTTGTTCAAACATCTGACATGACCCGTTCATTTTTAATAGGATCAGGAGCTGACCTAAATGGGATCAGCCAACTGTAAAGGCGAGATGATgatcttgttttatttatctgttaTTTCTCGGTTTCCTGAACAGGGACAAGCCACTTAGCTACCCAAGGCTTACTACCACATTAGAAAAAGTttttatctaaaataaaaaggagcaCATATTTCCAACAATGTCCAATAGATGGTGACGATGTATAAGAAATCCTGATCAGTATTTCTTTAGCCACTTGTTtagcatccccccccccgcccccagtaCTCCCTTTTGATATCTGAAAGGGACTGTTATGGCCATTTTGCATCTCTTGGGACTGACAACAAAGCACAATGGTACATAGAAGGAACAAAAATAGGTCATTCCCATACAAACAGGAATGGATTTTATTCAGATGAAATGCAACTTTTGAGAAGGAAAGGGGCAGCTAAAGAACATGTAGGTTTGTGCACTGTTGTGCCTTGCCAGCACGCATAAGAGTCAGCTTCAGGCTGGTAAATTTAAtatcaaaaaataataatgataaaataataataatttttttaaaagttctagGCGCTGACCAGGGTCACATCACTGTTTGGgttatttttcactgtgttaCAGAGTATTTTTCCCCCTGTTGACAGTACAGCTCAGATCAAGTGACTGCAGGTGGAAAATCCTCGTCCAGGACCCAGCCAAACCTTCTCCATCCCGGATGATCATCTCCAAATCCCCTCCCAGAGGAGCTTAAGATTTGCTCAGGGACATCTCTTACCTTTGAGTGATGAACTGctacagaaatagaaaaggggttttggggggggggggggagatatgGTGGTTACTGTTGCCCCTGGTGGCATTGCATTTTCACACCAACCACACATTTCTATCCAGAATATGATGAAAAGGGGAGCTGCAATTTCTAGTAGGAGTTGCTTATTGCATAAGAAATAAagactgctcttttttttttttttttaattaccctccttttttttgtttgtttctgtttttttctttttttctgtttgttggggttggtttgtttgttttggtttttttttcattccttttccctAGTGCCTCACGCCAAAGTGTAAATCTCTGGATGCAAACTCTACTGATAATATtattgtctttgtttttaacaaacCGCTGTGGGCAGAAATTAGAAAACTAATTACAGCTTTGTTTCAAGGCTTTGAAAGGCTGAAGTTATGGGGCAGGGTGACGAAAGGACAAATGTGTATGGTTGCCTAAAAAGAAGTGACAAAGATCAATTTAACCCTGCAATTTAACTCAGCAGCCTGGTTTCAAAGACAGACCTATTTAAgaatttatatttcatttacttGGCTTATGCACAACATTCCATTACCCCCTAACTGCATTAAAACTTCAAAGTTTATCCATTTAGGTCTTGTGTTTCCATCCTTCCTAGGAAGAGCTTTTCACAGGAGCTGCCTACCCAACCCAGCCCATAAATCATTGAGATCCCAGCTAAACTGAGGCTAGGGAGTGACACGAAAAATCAGTAATGTGTGTGTTGGCATACACATTTAACACAAGAATCTATTGCATTATATATAGTATAATGTACATTTAATATcgtatttttatacatatacacacacatatatgtatatatgtgtataacTTGCCATTCATAGGACCAGAGACATCCTAGATGTCCTTTCTGATCAAAAATTATTCTATCTCCcgctcaaagcagagctgactTCACAGCCACATCAGGTTGCCTCGTCCAGGCAACTTTTGGATATCTCCATGGATGGAGGCTCCACAGCCTCTGGGGCAAATCCCCATGTTACCCAGATTCCTGTGCCAGGTTTTAATGAGAGGGTTCAGACCCTCACTGTGATTCTTTCTGCTGTTCTCCTAAGAGCATCCTTCACCTCTTTGTTCCTCAGGCTGTAGATGAGAGGGTTCAGCATGGGGATCACCACTGTGTAGAAGACAGAGACCACTTTGTCGGTGTTCAGGGAGTAACTAGAGCTGGGGCGTAAATACATGAAGATTGTTGTCCCATACAACATGGTGACCGCTGTCAGGTGGGACACGCAGGTGGAGAAGGCTTTTTGCCTGCCTTCAGCTGAACGGATCCTCAGGATGGCAAAGGAGATGAAGATGTAGGAGACCAGAATAGTGGAGATGGTGCTGAGCTCAATGATGCCGGCCAAAGAGAAGAGAATCATCTCATTGATGTATGtgctggcacaggacagagccaggaggGGGGGAACGTCGCAGAAAAAGTGGTTGATGACATtggagctgcagaagggcagCCTGATGATGAAGGTCATCTGTATGATGGAGTTCAGGACACCCCCAATGTAGGACCCCACCACCAGCCACATGCACAACCTCCGAGTCATAACAGAGGAGTAGAGCAGGGGGTTACAGATGGCCACGTACCGGTCGTACGCCATGATAGCCAGCAGGAAACACTCGGTCGTCACAAAGACGATGTAGAAGAAAGCTTGGCCCATGCAGCCCACGAAGGAAATGGTCTTCCTCTCCAGCAGGAAGTTCACCAAGGTCCTGGGGGCAATCACAGAGGAGAAGCAGATGTCAACAACGGAGAGGCTGCcaaggaagaagtacatggatGTGTGGAGCCGTGGGTCACCTCGGATGACTACAATTATCCCCACGTTGCCCAAAAGCGTGACGGTGTagatgagcagcagcagcacaaagagGGCTGCCTTCATCTCCGCCTGGTCACTCAGGCCCTCAAGAACGAACTCTGCCACGGAGGTGTGATTCTGCTCTGCCATTCAGGGCTCCGCGTCTactgaggaaggagagagccTGAAAACACAGGACAGTAGAAACCATGCCTTTAATTAGCACCCAGACCCATTCCCATTCATTTTTAGGGAGCTAGTGGGATGGACTGCACGGCCCTGGGCTTGTCCTCCTTTACAGTCCAAGGAAAGAGGAGGTCCCTTCTGAAGGGAGAGCATCCCAGCTTTCCCAAAcaccttccctgcctgcaccgAGTCAGAGGAGGGTCTTTTGCTTTCCCGCTGCAGGCAGAGCTTCAGGCAGGTTCTTTGTATCATAGACTCCCATTTTGGTACCTACAATTTGATGAGATGGATGGATATAACAAAAGATAGGGGTTCAGGGGACACAGACCGAATCATCAGCTCTGCCCTTGAACTCCTGTAATTAAGTTTTTCTCCACATttgtttcccttcctccccattTCAAACCCATCATGTTAAGGTGCCCAGAACAAGACAGCTCTGATTTTGGCAGCGGCTTCTGGATGTAATTGTAAGCTTGGAGTAAGAGTGAAAATACTgtagctttcctttttttgttttggaaaagacACCaaggtgaagaaaaagaaatagtctTTAATTTGTTGGGAAGTAGGGAGGGAGAGACGAAAGGGGTATTGCATGATCCCAAACTCTTCAGGACATCAGGAGTTTAACATTACACTCTCAGAAGCCTTTGGGAGATGAAGCCAGGGAGACTATTAGCAAAATTTGGGTCTGAAGCTGTTATTTTGAACATCAAACTTCTTTTCCTTGGTACAATTTTGAGAATATACAATTAAGAGCCTAAACACCATAAAATCTGTCTTGATTTCCCCATGACGTTCAGAGCAAAGGTACTAGCCCTGGTGTTAGGGTCCCCTGTATAAAGTTTATGTGGGTTTAACAAATGATGGATCAGCCTTTCAATAAGCGAGCCCATCGCGTCCCTGTTCATGGCTCCCCTCGCCATGCTGCAGTAGTCCATGGCAGGTACCATGAACCACCACGATATGCCGATGACTTTAATCATGCCTTGTATTTCTAGAAGTGGACTGGGAGATGAAACCTGATTTGCAGAAGTGATTTAAGTGTCGGGAGATGGCTGTGAGTGTTTATGAGCATGAACCAGCTGTAAGGTACTGACTAATCCCAGGCAAAAGTAGGTTCCACGATGCTGTCCTGGAATATGAAGTCACacctgctgctctccccagtGTGCACAAACAGCAGCATCTGACTGCAAGGTGCACCTTATTTCCAGGTGAAAACAAGGTATGGCTGAGAGCACTGGCAGAAGGCACAAGGGGGGGGAATGGTCAAGGGGAAAAATGAGCCAGACTGAGAAGTCACTTTTTTAAGATGCCATCTGCAGAGGAAAAACCTTCTGAGAGAGCCTGATGGTGGCACAGCATGGCATCCTGGTGGTTAAGGCCCTCACCAGGACTTCTCTCATCTCATTTTCAGCAGGCAaaaccccagcagctcctgtgtCTCCCTTCAGCTGGAAGAGGAGTCAATGCCACGGATGAGACCACAGAGCTGGGCTGAGCCAAACTCATTCAACTCCAGTTGCCTAAGTTTAGGCACATAGTTCAGCTGCTTGCCCTAATGAAAATGTGACATACAGGTTTCTGTCCCTGAAAACATGAAGGTTCAGAATAAAACAATTAAACCTTTACAGGATTAAAGATGAGAATCAAAGTCTTACCCCACCAGGTGAGCACCAGGATCAGAAGACTCATTGAAGAACCATTCTCCATCAGCAGAATATTTCTTTATAGAAATATCCTGGACTTCTTAAAGTGAATATCACTTTATTTCAGGGTCAGTGAGTGGGTTAATCTTTCCTTGAGGGtgttctctcttcttctcccaggCTCCTTAAACATACCATAAGAACCGTGATTTCTGATCTTTTGAATTCAAAATACTGGAGTGCATCCCAAGTGCATCccagcagaaatatttcatcttctttAACCAACACAGAGGAACAAACCTTTACCTGGCATAAATCAGAGCAGCCTCCACAAAGGTAACATTGCTGCAGTGATTTAGTCCTAGCAGAGCTCACCTGGACCTTTTGGGGAATGCTCACACGTACCTGTGGATGGGGGTCACCTCCTCTTACCAGCTGCAAGG from Haliaeetus albicilla chromosome 16, bHalAlb1.1, whole genome shotgun sequence carries:
- the LOC104324582 gene encoding olfactory receptor 5J3, encoding MAEQNHTSVAEFVLEGLSDQAEMKAALFVLLLLIYTVTLLGNVGIIVVIRGDPRLHTSMYFFLGSLSVVDICFSSVIAPRTLVNFLLERKTISFVGCMGQAFFYIVFVTTECFLLAIMAYDRYVAICNPLLYSSVMTRRLCMWLVVGSYIGGVLNSIIQMTFIIRLPFCSSNVINHFFCDVPPLLALSCASTYINEMILFSLAGIIELSTISTILVSYIFISFAILRIRSAEGRQKAFSTCVSHLTAVTMLYGTTIFMYLRPSSSYSLNTDKVVSVFYTVVIPMLNPLIYSLRNKEVKDALRRTAERITVRV